The window GCGGCTCTCGCCCTGATATCGTTCCGGGGCAGCCGCGGCTGGAGGGCATCGCAACTGATCGAAGCGCATTCCGGGAAGACGCTCGAACTCTTCCCTACCTCCGCGAACAAAGCTTGAAGGTCCGACGGACCGATCTGGTGAAAACCGTCATCGCTGCACTGGTGCGCCCAGAAACCGGCGCCCCGGGGCTGGGAGAGCTCGAAGGCGCCGACATCGCAGCCTGGTCCCTGCGGCCTGGGTACCCCTCGCTGATCGGTCGTGATGGGAAGGCCCTGCTCGTCCGTGCAGGCAGCCGCGGGAACGTGGTCGACGGCACGACCGCCAGGCAGCAGGGCCACGGTGTAGGTGGGCCCGAGGTTGTCGGCCAGCAGCGGAATCGGAGTGCCATAGTAGGGCTGGCTCTCCAGGAACTGCGTCCAATCGATTCCAACCACATCACCACTCAGGCCATCGCTCATTCCCTGGCAGTTTTGGTTTTCGCCCAGGATGCTGCCGCCGAGCGAGGTGATGCTCCCCTCACAATCATCGGGCAATAGCGCTGCATCCGTGAAGTTCCCGGCGATGATGCTGTTTTTGAGAAGGAGCATCCCGGCCGATGGGAAACGGACCCCGCCCCTGACGTTGCCCGCAATCGTGCTGCTCGCCGCGATCGTCGTCGCCCCAGGGGCGGCATATGCGCCGCCGAGTCCACCCGCCCCCATGAAGCCTTCGTTCCGGCCAATTGTGCTGTCGACGATCCTCAGCGTTCCGGCACCGTTTGCCGCGCCTCCGTTGCCTTCCCCCTGGTTACCAGAGACCGTCGATCTGATCAGTGTCAGGGAACCTCGATTTGTGATCCCACCGCCAAAGCCGTATTGCTGCCCACCCGCTCCGGTCCAGTTGGCCATCACCGTGCTCTGCAGAACCGTCGCCGTGCCTTCATTGTTCAGGCCGCCGCCCCGCCAGTACCCGTTCCCACCGACTATCGTGCGTGTCAGCGTCAAGGTACCCAGATTGTGAATGGCCTGTGAGGCGCCGGAGGAATTGCCGGTAACCTGCCCGTCCTCGACAGCCATCGTCCCGGAAGTGTCGTTGAACAGGGCGATCCCTTGCAGGCCGTGGGCCCTGTCACCGTGGCCGGAATTACCGGAAATCGTCGTCCCGACCATCGTGACCTGCCCGTTGCTGTAGATACCCCCGCCGTATGCGTCCTCGCCATCAGCCTGGTTTTGCTCGATGGCGCTGTTGTTCAGCACGAGAGTGCCGCTGTTGAAGATCCCGCCACCCTTGACGGAGTCGTTACGGAATCTGTAGGAGCAAAAATTATTCTCATCACAGGTCTTGCCACTGACCTTGTTGGACCGCACGGTCGAGTCGTTCAGCGTGAGCGTGCCGTTGTTGTAGATTCCGCCCCCCTCCTCAATAATCGGCTTGCCATATGGCCAGGGGACGATCGTCGGTTGCAACAAGCCGTTTCTGACCGTCAGCATCGAGATCGTCACGACCGCCGGCGAGGCGACATTGAATACACGGCCTGTGAGGTTGCCATCGACGATCGTCTGATCCCGGCCCAGGCCCGTGATCGTGAGGTCCTTGTCGATCATCAATTCGCCCGCGGTCAAGACGATCGGCAGCCCGGCCAGAGCGGCGTCAAATTGAATCTCGTCCCCCCGCGAGGCGACCGTGATGGCATCCCGGAAGGATCCCGGCCCGCTGTCGTTGGGGTTGGTCACACGAATGGTCGCGGCCTGCAGCCCCGGAGCCAGAACCGCCAGCGCCCCCAGGAGCGCGCCCAACAGCTCAGCGAATGGCCTCGTCCTCATTGCTGGTACCGTGAGAGATTTGCATCATTATTGATCCAAGCCGCAATCTCTCGCAAGGGGATGGATGATGTGCGCCGGCAGGAGGACTGAGGGGGGGTGCCGGCTCAGAGTTCGGCCGGCACCCCTGATGTAGCGGGATCCCGAACTGCTACTTCTTCTTCTTGGACGTCTTCGTGGCCTTGGCCACCTTGATGGCGCTCACGCCTTCGTGATCCCCATTGTCGTTGTCCTGGCAGGTCAACGTCACCTTCTGCCCTGCCTTGAGTGTTTTCAGCGAGCCCACGGCCTGGTCGAGGACCGGCACGGTCATGTCCGT of the Candidatus Dormiibacterota bacterium genome contains:
- a CDS encoding choice-of-anchor Q domain-containing protein, which gives rise to MGALLGALAVLAPGLQAATIRVTNPNDSGPGSFRDAITVASRGDEIQFDAALAGLPIVLTAGELMIDKDLTITGLGRDQTIVDGNLTGRVFNVASPAVVTISMLTVRNGLLQPTIVPWPYGKPIIEEGGGIYNNGTLTLNDSTVRSNKVSGKTCDENNFCSYRFRNDSVKGGGIFNSGTLVLNNSAIEQNQADGEDAYGGGIYSNGQVTMVGTTISGNSGHGDRAHGLQGIALFNDTSGTMAVEDGQVTGNSSGASQAIHNLGTLTLTRTIVGGNGYWRGGGLNNEGTATVLQSTVMANWTGAGGQQYGFGGGITNRGSLTLIRSTVSGNQGEGNGGAANGAGTLRIVDSTIGRNEGFMGAGGLGGAYAAPGATTIAASSTIAGNVRGGVRFPSAGMLLLKNSIIAGNFTDAALLPDDCEGSITSLGGSILGENQNCQGMSDGLSGDVVGIDWTQFLESQPYYGTPIPLLADNLGPTYTVALLPGGRAVDHVPAAACTDEQGLPITTDQRGVPRPQGPGCDVGAFELSQPRGAGFWAHQCSDDGFHQIGPSDLQALFAEVGKSSSVFPECASISCDALQPRLPRNDIRARAALTLLDVWLNLETGRLTRGRPLDLPRLTSASTVNEALSRIELTVCDPKASRGDLGNAKDIAEALNGGSDDMELAAQASTISLTPGATGAITLGLINMSPDSQNYQVSASGPWPVRLSTSRINGLGSGDTALLSAGMTAPIESGNTTAQFQITATDLLSLVPLSRSVTVTLKVAGAGGSPGGGRRRPVN